One region of Primulina tabacum isolate GXHZ01 chromosome 1, ASM2559414v2, whole genome shotgun sequence genomic DNA includes:
- the LOC142546462 gene encoding rop guanine nucleotide exchange factor 12-like, with protein MVRAALEEEKEMYMNRLGYFKGMHENGGRQTRSLVLDQNSGSLSPSDQERMTSRSHASAPLHDSQALEQARIGSELNRTENIKSRFAADGSVAKEGHHSDMELMKEKFAKLLLGEDMSGGGKGVSSALALSNAITNLAASVFGEQKRLEPMLPDTKARWRKEIDWLLSVTDHIVELVPSKQRSKDGTSMEIMVTKQRNDIQMNIPALRKLDAMLLDCLDNFKEQNEFWYVTKGDEDSQKGKNMRNDEKWWIPVPKVPTDGLSEVTRKWLQYQKDSVNQVLKAAMAINAQVLSEMEIPENYIESLPKNGRASLGDLIYKGITDDHFDPDYFLSSLDLSSEHKILDLKNRIEASVVIWKRKMTAKDSKSSWGSGVSMEKRELFEERAETILLILKHRFPGISQSSLDISKIQYNKDVGHAILESYSRIIESLAYTVLSRIDDVMHADSLARNPSGETRSPLKDQCPLKVSEKCPNANEELDKLNSLEKPTSMTLLDFMGWTLDPGDSEAKKDSNDDSCGDTDTKFLGKPANIVTDKKMSYIEKLEILGGSRSPTARH; from the exons atgGTTCGGGCCGCTTTGGAGGAGGAAAAGGAAATGTACATGAACAGGTTGGGGTATTTCAAAGGAATGCATGAAAATGGAGGGAGGCAAACCAGGAGTTTGGTTCTTGATCAAAACAGCGGCTCTTTGTCGCCGTCGGATCAGGAAAGGATGACGTCGAGAAGCCATGCGTCCGCCCCTTTACATGATAGTCAAGCATTGGAACAGGCGAGGATTGGGTCTGAGCTTAACCGGACGGAGAATATCAAGTCCCGGTTTGCCGCTGATGGAAGTGTGGCGAAAGAGGGACATCATTCAG ATATGGAATTGATGAAGGAGAAGTTTGCAAAGTTGCTTCTTGGTGAGGATATGTCAGGTGGAGGGAAGGGCGTTTCATCAGCTTTGGCATTGTCAAATGCCATCACAAATCTAGCTG CTTCTGTGTTTGGAGAGCAAAAGAGATTAGAGCCAATGTTACCAGATACCAAGGCAAGATGGAGAAAGGAGATTGATTGGCTATTATCTGTAACAGATCATATCGTCGAACTTGTTCCCTCAAAACAAAGATCAAAAGATGGAACCTCTATGGAG ATTATGGTGACAAAACAGAGAAATGATATCCAAATGAACATACCGGCCTTACGCAAGCTTGATGCAATGCTACTT GATTGTTTGGACAACTTCAAGGAGCAAAATGAGTTTTGGTATGTAACAAAGGGCGATGAAGATTCCCAGAAGGGAAAGAACATGAGAAACGATGAGAAATGGTGGATTCCAGTTCCTAAAGTTCCCACAGATGGCTTATCTGAAGTTACAAGAAAATGGCTACAGTATCAGAAGGATTCTGTAAACCAAGTGTTGAAAGCTGCAATGGCCATAAATGCTCAAGTTTTATCAGAAATGGAAATACCCGAAAACTACATTGAATCTCTTCCTAAG AATGGGAGAGCGAGCCTTGGAGACTTGATCTACAAGGGAATCACTGATGACCATTTTGATCCGGACTATTTCCTTTCATCTCTGGATTTGTCATCGGAACACAAGATTCTTGACCTCAAGAACAGGATTGAGGCCTCAGTGGTGATATGGAAACGGAAGATGACGGCTAAAGACAGCAAGTCTTCGTGGGGTTCTGGTGTAAGTATGGAGAAAAGGGAACTTTTTGAAGAGAGAGCAGAGACGATTCTTCTAATTCTAAAGCATCGTTTCCCCGGAATTTCTCAATCTTCTCTAGATATCAgcaaaatccagtacaacaAA GATGTGGGACATGCGATTCTTGAAAGCTACTCAAGAATCATCGAAAGCCTGGCGTACACCGTCCTGTCTAGGATCGATGACGTAATGCACGCAGACTCTCTTGCAAGAAATCCCTCTGGGGAGACGAGGTCGCCTTTAAAAGATCAATGCCCTCTCAAAGTATCAGAGAAATGTCCCAACGCCAATGAGGAACTCGATAAGCTTAATTCATTGGAAAAACCAACTTCAATGACATTGTTGGATTTCATGGGATGGACTTTAGATCCAGGAGATTCAGAAGCGAAGAAGGACTCGAATGATGATAGTTGTGGAGACACAGATACAAAGTTCCTCGGTAAACCGGCTAACATTGTAACAGACAagaaaatgtcatacatagagaAGCTAGAGATCTTAGGTGGTTCGAGAAGTCCAACAGCACGACATTAA
- the LOC142546489 gene encoding hydroxyphenylpyruvate reductase-like, whose product MATKLEDVGVLMTSPMSSYLEQELNRFKLFKLRESSYETQFLDCYADSILAVVGDTKIGADAELIESLPHLRIVATYSVGLDKIDLDKCREKGIRVANTPDVLTDDVSDTAIGLALATLRKICACDGFVRSGLWKNGDLQLCSKFSGKSVGIIGLGRIGSAIAKRAEAFGCTIGYNSRSKKHNINYTYYSNVVDLAANCQILIASCALTEETRHIVNRDVIGALGPKGILINIGRGALVDEPELISALLEDRLAGAGLDVFENEPVVPEALLGLDNVVLLSHVGSDTVETTKVMADLVVANLEAYFLNKPLLTPVV is encoded by the exons ATGGCGACGAAATTGGAGGACGTTGGCGTGCTAATGACCAGTCCAATGTCCAGTTACCTTGAGCAAGAACTCAACCGATTCAAACTCTTTAAACTCAGGGAATCTTCTTACGAAACCCAATTCTTGGATTGCTACGCCGACTCAATTTTGGCTGTTGTGGGGGACACCAAAATCGGTGCCGATGCTGAGCTAATCGAATCGCTTCCCCATTTGAGAATCGTGGCGACGTACAGTGTGGGATTGGATAAGATCGATTTGGATAAGTGCAGGGAGAAGGGCATCAGAGTAGCGAATACTCCTGACGTGCTTACTGATGATGTGTCGGACACAGCGATTGGGTTGGCATTGGCGACTTTGCGGAAGATTTGTGCTTGTGATGGGTTTGTAAGAAGTGGGTTGTGGAAAAATGGAGATCTTCAGCTGTGTTCTAAG ttcagtggTAAATCAGTTGGCATAATTGGATTGGGCAGGATTGGTTCAGCAATAGCCAAGAGAGCTGAAGCATTTGGCTGCACCATTGGTTACAACTCCAGATCCAAGAAACATAACATCAACTATACATACTACTCAAATGTTGTCGATTTGGCTGCAAATTGCCAAATCCTGATCGCCTCGTGTGCCTTGACAGAAGAAACACGGCACATTGTGAACCGGGATGTTATTGGTGCATTAGGACCAAAAGGGATTCTGATCAATATCGGAAGAGGGGCACTGGTTGACGAACCAGAGCTCATTTCTGCGTTGCTCGAAGACCGGTTAGCTGGGGCAGGGCTTGATGTCTTTGAGAATGAACCTGTGGTACCCGAGGCACTTCTTGGACTTGACAATGTTGTATTGCTGTCTCACGTTGGGAGCGACACTGTCGAAACCACCAAAGTCATGGCTGACCTTGTTGTTGCAAACTTGGAggcatattttcttaacaaaccATTGCTAACACCTGTGGTTTGA
- the LOC142546502 gene encoding uncharacterized protein LOC142546502, which translates to MLEGKGLIQDTDMPLKMQIQAMDFASQALDLYDVVDCKSIAAHIKKEFDNRHGNGWQCVVGSNFGCFFTHKKGSFIYFTLETLKFLIFKVSSSPPSSP; encoded by the exons ATGTTAGAAGGGAAAGGTTTGATACAGGATACAGATATGCCATTGAAGATGCAGATCCAAGCAATGGATTTTGCTTCCCAGGCTCTGGATCTGTATGATGTCGTTGATTGCAAATCAATTGCTGCCCACATCAAGAAG GAGTTTGACAATAGGCATGGGAACGGATGGCAATGTGTGGTGGGATCAAACTTTGGGTGTTTTTTCACACACAAGAAAGGGAGTTTCATATATTTTACACTTGAAACTCTCAAGTTTCTTATCTTCAAAGTTTCTTCCTCTCCTCCATCTTCTCCTTGA